In a genomic window of Wyeomyia smithii strain HCP4-BCI-WySm-NY-G18 chromosome 1, ASM2978416v1, whole genome shotgun sequence:
- the LOC129716979 gene encoding uncharacterized protein LOC129716979 encodes MSHTRWPCEGEVCGINNCQKRHHRLLHSEPLKKSNGNSTDATVTIHRIPVSSTLFKIIPVTLYGNGALYTYAFLDDGSSVTLMEQAIADELGVDSRARSLCIHWTSGINKKIETTVVDRLSISQTGSGRKFQLTEIYTVDNLGLPEQSLDFEQLAKKFQHLRHLLVTSLQRVVPGLLIGLSNSHLLTTTKLREGNEDEPIAAKTRIGWVVCGRVLGEENNFLHRQMHICADSTERDLHDYVQEFFSIESLGVAISPNVEGADDQRARRILEETTVRTENGRFETGLIWAQDDIKFPDSKPMAERRWRCLEKRLEKDPQLYDSVRQQVTDFESKGYIHVVTEKEMAEFDPRRIWYLPLGVVQNPNKPGRIRVIWNAAAKVNGVSLNTMLLKGPDLLTPQLHVTFKFREREVAFSGDIQEMFLQLGVRKSDQSALLFVFRKSSGEPLITMACNVAIFGATCSPAQSQYVKNLNATENEQEFPKAAAAIKEKHYVDDYLDSLDTEEEAVKLAMEVAEVHRKAGFRIRNWVSNRPSVLEAIGEVRPAEVKDLTMNSQSGLERVLGLSWLTTEDVFCFKFNLQDDLKSLVEGNIMPTKRMMLSFVMKIYDPLGLVGSLLIQGKILLQDVWRTKLGWDDRIPENLFIRWKHWLQVLKEMDNVRIPRCYFPGYDPACYEDLELHIFVDGSEQAYSAAAYFRVRDQGQIRCALVSSKTKVAPLQQTSVPRLELQAAVIGARLRKTIEDGHLVQVKRTSGAIPAPISHGSSQILADIDSTWRLEPTRPYPCRKPMNGSGWELKKTSLTKPRSGAKARTASPAADGCVDPPFFTRKIRIGRRTSSR; translated from the coding sequence ATGTCACACACTCGTTGGCCATGCGAAGGTGAAGTCTGCGGAATTAACAACTGTCAGAAGCGACATCACCGTTTACTTCACAGTGAACCACTGAAGAAATCAAACGGGAATTCTACAGATGCTACCGTCACCATTCACCGGATTCCGGTTTCGTCAACGTTGTTCAAGATAATTCCTGTAACGTTGTACGGAAACGGCGCACTGTACACTTACGCGTTTCTGGACGACGGCTCCTCTGTAACTCTTATGGAACAGGCGATTGCAGACGAGTTAGGGGTGGATAGTCGAGCACGTTCCCTGTGCATCCATTGGACGAGTGGAATAAATAAGAAGATAGAAACTACGGTGGTGGATAGGCTGAGCATATCGCAGACAGGTAGCGGCAGAAAATTTCAGCTAACCGAAATATATACAGTCGACAACCTAGGGCTACCGGAACAATCGCTGGACTTTGAGCAGTTAGCAAAGAAATTCCAGCATTTGCGACATCTACTGGTCACAAGTTTACAAAGAGTCGTTCCTGGACTGCTGATTGGGTTGAGTAACTCACACTTGCTGACCACAACGAAGCTTCGCGAAGGAAATGAGGATGAACCGATCGCTGCGAAGACTCGTATCGGCTGGGTCGTATGTGGCCGCGTACTAGGGGAAGAAAACAATTTCCTGCATCGTCAAATGCACATCTGTGCGGATTCGACTGAACGCGATCTTCACGACTACGTGCAGGagtttttctcgatagaaagcCTAGGAGTGGCTATATCTCCTAACGTGGAAGGAGCCGATGACCAACGGGCACGCAGAATACTTGAAGAAACGACAGTTCGGACAGAAAACGGAAGGTTCGAAACCGGGCTAATCTGGGCGCAAGACGACATCAAATTCCCGGATAGTAAACCGATGGCCGAGCGTCGATGGAGATGCCTGGAGAAACGACTTGAGAAGGATCCTCAGTTATACGACAGCGTACGACAGCAGGTGACAGATTTTGAATCGAAGGGCTACATCCACGTAGTAACCGAGAAAGAAATGGCAGAATTTGATCCTCGGCGCATCTGGTACCTTCCGTTAGGCGTGGTACAGAATCCAAACAAGCCAGGACGGATACGAGTTATCTGGAACGCGGCCGCAAAGGTGAACGGTGTGTCGCTGAATACGATGCTCCTGAAGGGTCCGGATCTATTGACGCCACAGTTACATGTTACGTTCAAGTTTCGTGAAAGGGAAGTTGCCTTTTCCGGCGATATCCAAGAAATGTTCTTGCAGCTCGGAGTTAGGAAGAGTGACCAAAGCGCACTTTTGTTCGTTTTTCGTAAATCATCCGGCGAACCGTTAATCACGATGGCGTGCAATGTTGCTATCTTCGGAGCGACTTGTTCTCCGGCGCAGTCGCAGTATGTGAAAAACTTGAATGCAACTGAGAATGAGCAAGAATTCCCTAAGGCGGCAGCGGCTATCAAGGAGAAGCACTACGTCGATGATTACCTCGACAGTCTCGACACTGAAGAAGAGGCCGTAAAATTGGCGATGGAAGTAGCTGAAGTTCACCGAAAAGCAGGTTTTCGTATACGCAACTGGGTTTCAAATCGACCTTCAGTCCTGGAAGCCATCGGTGAAGTGCGCCCCGCTGAGGTGAAGGACCTTACAATGAACAGCCAAAGCGGGTTGGAACGCGTTCTTGGTTTATCCTGGCTGACGACCGAGGATGTGTTCTGCTTTAAGTTTAATCTGCAAGATGATCTGAAGTCGCTCGTAGAAGGGAACATTATGCCGACAAAAAGAATGATGCTGAGCTTTGTGATGAAAATCTACGACCCCTTGGGGCTGGTCGGTTCACTACTAATTCAAGGAAAGATCCTGTTGCAGGACGTTTGGAGAACAAAGCTAGGCTGGGACGATCGCATACCCGAAAATTTATTCATACGGTGGAAGCATTGGTTGCAAGTTCTCAAGGAGATGGACAACGTCCGAATTCCCCGATGCTACTTTCCAGGATATGATCCTGCCTGTTACGAAGACCTGGAGCTTCACATTTTTGTAGACGGCAGTGAGCAAGCCTATTCTGCAGCAGCGTACTTTCGTGTTCGAGATCAAGGACAAATTCGATGCGCCCTGGTTTCCTCCAAGACGAAGGTAGCTCCACTACAGCAAACGTCAGTTCCTCGACTAGAGTTGCAGGCAGCTGTAATTGGTGCCCGCTTACGCAAGACTATCGAAGATGGCCACTTGGTACAAGTCAAACGAACTTCTGGAGCGATTCCAGCACCGATATCTCATGGATCAAGTCAGATACTCGCCGATATCGACAGTACGTGGCGTTTAGAGCCAACGAGACCCTATCCCTGTCGAAAACCGATGAATGGCAGTGGCTGGGAACTAAAAAAAACGTCGCTGACGAAGCCACGAAGTGGGGCAAAGGCCCGAACTGCAAGCCCGGCAGCCGATGGATGCGTGGACCCGCCTTTCTTTACCAGGAAGATAAGGATTGGCCGGCGGACAAGTTCACGATAG